The following are encoded in a window of Mycobacterium vicinigordonae genomic DNA:
- a CDS encoding MspA family porin has protein sequence MAPPVGAEPDVQPPPGAMPPSDVLPPGQPAHVNTPDGWVLALGAKDERQVPVAPLTTAVSSREYLSSGIFVASLKGPGPPEGVIEVGYEIGCGIDMSTANGVTIANGAGVAPSIGGVLPVGPGTEGAQLLPLVTTPYNGVVSVGLKPGFVVVVPVVRKEFKGANPWVMVSDFHMKIDGCVGQSFVRSYATLTRVTDESDVVISYVGTTKAV, from the coding sequence ATGGCACCGCCGGTCGGTGCTGAGCCGGACGTGCAACCCCCACCCGGCGCGATGCCACCGAGCGACGTGTTGCCGCCTGGGCAACCGGCACATGTGAACACCCCGGACGGTTGGGTTCTGGCGCTCGGCGCCAAAGACGAGCGACAGGTCCCGGTGGCTCCACTGACCACCGCGGTGTCGTCGCGGGAGTATCTATCCAGCGGAATCTTCGTCGCCTCACTGAAAGGGCCGGGACCCCCGGAAGGCGTAATCGAGGTAGGTTACGAGATTGGCTGCGGCATCGACATGAGCACGGCCAACGGCGTGACCATTGCCAACGGTGCCGGCGTGGCGCCGTCCATTGGTGGGGTGCTGCCGGTTGGCCCCGGAACTGAGGGGGCGCAACTGCTGCCGTTGGTGACCACGCCGTACAACGGGGTGGTCAGCGTGGGTCTTAAGCCCGGGTTCGTCGTCGTGGTGCCGGTAGTGCGCAAGGAGTTCAAGGGCGCTAACCCTTGGGTCATGGTCAGCGACTTCCACATGAAGATCGACGGCTGCGTCGGTCAGTCATTCGTGCGCTCATACGCAACCCTGACCCGCGTCACCGACGAATCCGACGTGGTGATCTCCTATGTCGGTACCACCAAGGCGGTGTGA
- a CDS encoding nitroreductase family protein — translation MELYDVMRTTFAAREFTEDPLPDDVLHRILDNARFAPSGGNRQGAHIIVVRDTRQRDKLAEFGAPAARRYFAQLNAGENPWNTITPIQVSQDVIDATKIPETFTKPITNAPVVLVISVDLGVVAAVDQDLERVGMAAGASVYPLVWSILLAARNEGYGGTVTTMTIPQEPKIQALLGIPATHAVAAVVPLGKPTRQLTKLRRRPVEEFVTRDRFDGKPFEA, via the coding sequence ATGGAACTTTACGACGTCATGCGCACCACATTCGCGGCACGCGAATTCACTGAGGACCCGCTGCCCGACGATGTGCTGCACCGGATTCTGGACAACGCCCGGTTCGCTCCGAGCGGTGGCAATCGACAAGGCGCGCACATCATCGTGGTCCGCGACACCCGACAGCGCGACAAGCTGGCCGAGTTCGGCGCGCCCGCCGCCCGCCGCTACTTCGCACAGCTCAATGCCGGTGAAAACCCGTGGAACACAATTACTCCCATCCAGGTGTCGCAAGACGTGATCGACGCAACCAAGATCCCCGAAACCTTCACCAAGCCGATCACCAACGCGCCGGTTGTCCTGGTCATCTCGGTGGACCTGGGTGTGGTCGCGGCCGTGGACCAGGATCTCGAGCGCGTCGGGATGGCCGCCGGAGCCTCCGTGTACCCACTGGTCTGGAGCATCCTGTTGGCCGCCCGCAACGAAGGCTACGGCGGCACGGTCACCACGATGACCATCCCGCAGGAGCCGAAAATTCAAGCGTTGCTGGGGATTCCCGCCACCCACGCGGTGGCTGCGGTGGTGCCGCTGGGCAAACCAACCCGGCAGCTGACCAAGCTGCGCCGGAGGCCCGTCGAAGAGTTCGTCACCCGGGATCGCTTCGACGGCAAACCATTTGAGGCCTGA
- a CDS encoding Hsp70 family protein: MRVGIDFGTTHTVAAVVDRGNYPVVAFDGVDAWPSLIAANAAGELRFGLDAAVVRHQPGWELLRSVKRRLNDAGPQTQVTLAGRSYPLADLLTGFLAQLKVDLCQRSNAGASAGETIEAAISVPANASSAQRFLTLDAFLAAGFKVVALLNEPSAAGLEYAHRYRSTITAKREYVLIYDLGGGTFDASLLKMAGQVNEVVISEGIQRLGGDDFDEAIAQLVLTESQLCGLEAQGRALLVEECAARKEAVGPQTRRFLVDLTAVDDGDRPPFSCPIDDVYAACAPLVDRTTRLLGRVLCDPTSDGRNVPWSEVAGIYVVGGAGSFPLISRMLRAEFGEKRVKRSPHPFAATAIGLAVFLDNESGFVLSERFSRHFGVFREARAGSDVVFDPIVPKDASLPVDGQTPLVVSRRYRAAHNIGHFRFVECSRLVDGRPDGDVTPYDPVLFPFDPALRERDDLGRQPVGRWGEGPEVEERYTIGPSGAVEVTLTTQPAGFTRTYRLERRASARS; encoded by the coding sequence ATGAGAGTCGGTATCGACTTTGGCACCACCCACACCGTCGCGGCGGTCGTTGACCGCGGCAACTATCCCGTCGTCGCCTTCGACGGCGTGGACGCGTGGCCGTCGCTGATCGCCGCGAACGCCGCAGGCGAGTTGCGCTTCGGCCTGGACGCGGCCGTCGTGCGGCACCAGCCAGGTTGGGAGCTGCTGCGGTCCGTCAAGCGGCGGCTCAACGACGCCGGACCCCAAACGCAGGTCACCCTCGCCGGCCGTAGCTACCCGCTGGCTGACCTGCTCACTGGCTTTCTGGCTCAACTCAAAGTCGACCTCTGCCAGCGTTCCAATGCCGGCGCGTCGGCGGGCGAAACCATCGAAGCCGCTATCAGCGTGCCCGCCAACGCTTCCAGCGCACAGCGCTTCCTCACATTGGATGCCTTCCTGGCGGCGGGCTTTAAGGTCGTCGCCCTGTTGAACGAGCCATCCGCCGCGGGACTGGAATATGCCCACCGATACCGCTCGACGATCACCGCCAAGCGCGAGTACGTCCTGATTTACGACCTCGGTGGCGGGACGTTCGACGCCTCGCTGCTGAAGATGGCGGGGCAGGTAAACGAGGTGGTGATCAGCGAGGGCATCCAGCGACTCGGCGGCGACGACTTCGACGAAGCGATCGCACAGCTGGTCCTCACCGAGTCGCAGCTTTGCGGCCTGGAGGCGCAGGGCCGAGCGCTGCTGGTCGAGGAGTGCGCGGCCCGCAAGGAAGCCGTTGGACCGCAGACCCGTCGCTTCCTGGTGGACCTCACCGCTGTCGATGATGGCGACCGGCCGCCGTTTTCCTGCCCGATCGACGACGTCTACGCCGCCTGCGCTCCGCTGGTCGACCGGACTACCCGGTTGCTAGGGCGCGTCTTGTGCGACCCGACCAGCGACGGCAGGAACGTCCCGTGGTCCGAGGTGGCGGGCATCTACGTGGTCGGCGGCGCCGGCAGCTTCCCGCTGATCTCCCGGATGCTGCGGGCAGAGTTCGGCGAGAAGCGGGTCAAGCGGTCTCCACACCCGTTTGCCGCGACGGCCATCGGGCTGGCGGTCTTTCTTGATAACGAGTCTGGTTTCGTTCTCTCCGAACGTTTTTCGCGTCATTTTGGAGTCTTCCGGGAAGCCCGGGCAGGATCCGACGTCGTCTTCGATCCGATCGTGCCCAAAGACGCGTCCCTGCCGGTCGACGGGCAAACCCCGCTGGTCGTCAGCCGCCGATATCGCGCGGCGCACAACATCGGACACTTCCGGTTCGTCGAATGTAGCCGGTTGGTCGACGGACGCCCCGACGGCGACGTCACGCCCTACGATCCGGTCCTGTTCCCGTTCGACCCGGCCCTGCGTGAACGCGACGATCTGGGCCGCCAGCCGGTGGGCCGCTGGGGCGAGGGACCCGAAGTCGAGGAGCGCTACACCATCGGGCCCAGCGGCGCTGTCGAGGTGACGCTGACCACCCAACCGGCCGGCTTCACCCGCACCTATCGGTTGGAGCGGCGCGCCTCGGCGCGCAGCTGA
- a CDS encoding ATP-dependent DNA ligase, producing the protein MLLLDVANTSIEVAGTSSRLTKVAHISDLLSRAGGDAELVATVVSWLSGELRQRQIGVGWAALRSPPPPGSLPVLTVARVDATFTEIGAVAGKGSQARRAALIAGLFGAATENEQTFLLRLLGGELRQGALVGIMTDAVAKAAGLPAAVVQRAAMLGGDLPAAAAAALSGASLDAFTLRVGRPVGPMLAQTASSVADALERHGGTAIFEAKLDGARVQIHRSGDHVTVYTRSLDDVTARLPEVVEATLALPVNTLIADGEAIALRPDNRPHRFQVTASRFGRSVDVADARATQPLSVFFFDILHSDGVDLLDAPTTERLAALDALVPDTQRVNRLTTPDPAASAAFLDATLAAGHEGVMAKAPAAPYQAGRRGAGWLKVKPVHTLDLVVLAVEWGSGRRRGKLSNIHLGARDPATGEFVMVGKTFKGMTDATLDWQTKRFSELAVGGTDGYVVRVRPEQVVEIALDGVQGSSRYPGGVALRFARVVRYREDKSAEEADTIDAVRAMY; encoded by the coding sequence GTGCTCCTGCTGGACGTTGCAAACACCTCTATCGAGGTGGCCGGCACCTCGTCGCGGCTGACCAAAGTCGCCCACATCTCGGACCTGTTGAGTCGGGCCGGCGGGGATGCCGAATTGGTCGCCACCGTCGTGTCGTGGCTCTCCGGTGAACTGCGGCAACGCCAGATCGGAGTCGGCTGGGCGGCCCTACGATCACCTCCACCGCCGGGATCGCTGCCAGTGCTGACGGTCGCCCGGGTGGACGCTACCTTCACCGAGATCGGTGCCGTCGCGGGCAAAGGATCCCAGGCACGGCGCGCGGCGCTGATTGCGGGCCTATTCGGTGCGGCGACCGAGAACGAGCAGACGTTCCTGCTGCGGCTGCTCGGGGGTGAACTGCGCCAGGGCGCGTTGGTCGGAATCATGACCGACGCCGTGGCCAAAGCCGCAGGGCTGCCCGCCGCCGTGGTGCAGCGCGCTGCGATGCTGGGCGGCGATCTGCCGGCGGCCGCGGCCGCGGCGCTGAGCGGCGCGTCGCTGGACGCGTTCACGCTGCGGGTGGGGCGTCCGGTCGGCCCCATGCTGGCCCAGACGGCGAGTAGCGTCGCCGACGCTCTGGAACGCCACGGCGGCACGGCGATCTTCGAAGCCAAGCTGGACGGCGCGCGGGTGCAGATCCACCGGTCCGGCGACCATGTCACCGTCTACACCCGAAGCCTCGACGACGTCACAGCCCGACTGCCCGAAGTGGTCGAGGCCACGCTGGCGCTGCCGGTCAACACGCTGATCGCAGACGGTGAGGCGATCGCCTTGCGACCCGACAACCGTCCGCACCGTTTCCAGGTGACCGCGTCGCGGTTCGGGCGGTCGGTTGACGTTGCCGACGCGCGCGCCACGCAGCCCCTGTCGGTGTTCTTCTTCGACATCCTGCACAGTGACGGCGTCGACTTGCTCGACGCACCGACCACCGAGCGGCTGGCCGCCCTCGACGCGCTGGTGCCGGACACTCAGCGGGTCAACCGGCTGACCACCCCCGACCCGGCGGCGTCCGCCGCATTCCTGGACGCGACGTTGGCCGCGGGTCACGAGGGGGTGATGGCCAAGGCCCCGGCGGCGCCGTATCAGGCGGGCCGTCGCGGCGCGGGCTGGTTGAAGGTGAAGCCGGTGCACACGCTGGATCTGGTGGTGCTGGCCGTGGAGTGGGGTTCGGGACGCCGGCGTGGCAAGTTGTCCAACATCCATCTCGGCGCCCGTGACCCGGCAACCGGTGAATTCGTCATGGTGGGCAAGACATTCAAGGGCATGACCGACGCCACGTTGGACTGGCAGACGAAGCGGTTCAGCGAGCTCGCGGTGGGCGGTACGGACGGCTACGTCGTGCGCGTGCGGCCCGAGCAGGTGGTCGAGATCGCCCTCGACGGGGTGCAGGGCTCGTCGCGCTACCCCGGCGGGGTGGCGCTGCGGTTCGCGCGGGTGGTGCGCTACCGGGAGGACAAGAGTGCCGAGGAAGCCGACACCATCGACGCCGTCCGCGCAATGTACTGA
- a CDS encoding SDR family NAD(P)-dependent oxidoreductase — MEISGKKVVVIGGASGMGRASAELLHQRGAQVAILDRENSDGKTVADSVDGKFYPVDITDFAGTEETLQAAVDELGGLHVTVTTAGGGIAKRTMTKTGPHDLESFQSVIDLNLIGTFNISRLAAAHMSKNEPEDEERGVIINTASIAAFEGQIGQVAYTAAKAGVAGMCLTMARDLGSLGIRVLAIAPSLFATGLTQGIPDEFAAALTKDAAFPKRLGRPEEYAKLVAAIVENPMLNGQCLRLDAGQRFAPK; from the coding sequence ATGGAGATCAGCGGAAAGAAGGTCGTCGTCATCGGCGGCGCTTCGGGAATGGGGCGGGCCAGCGCAGAACTATTGCACCAGCGCGGCGCGCAGGTCGCGATTCTGGACCGGGAAAATTCGGACGGCAAGACCGTGGCCGACAGTGTCGACGGCAAGTTCTACCCCGTCGACATCACCGACTTCGCCGGCACCGAGGAGACGCTGCAGGCAGCGGTCGACGAGCTGGGCGGCCTGCACGTCACGGTGACCACTGCAGGCGGAGGCATCGCCAAGCGCACCATGACCAAGACCGGTCCACACGACCTCGAGTCCTTTCAGTCCGTCATCGATCTCAACCTGATCGGCACCTTCAATATCAGCCGGTTGGCCGCCGCGCACATGAGCAAGAACGAACCAGAGGACGAGGAGCGCGGCGTCATCATCAACACCGCCTCCATCGCCGCCTTCGAGGGCCAGATCGGGCAGGTCGCCTACACCGCCGCCAAAGCAGGCGTCGCGGGCATGTGCCTGACCATGGCGCGGGACCTGGGCTCGCTGGGAATCCGGGTGCTCGCGATCGCTCCGAGCCTGTTCGCCACTGGGCTCACTCAGGGTATTCCCGACGAGTTCGCGGCGGCGCTGACCAAGGACGCTGCCTTCCCCAAGCGGCTGGGCCGGCCCGAGGAATACGCCAAACTGGTTGCGGCCATCGTGGAAAACCCGATGCTCAACGGCCAATGCCTCCGGCTGGACGCCGGGCAGCGGTTCGCGCCCAAGTAA
- a CDS encoding acyl-CoA dehydrogenase produces MGIALTDDHRELAEVARAFLTSQKARAAARSLLDAPEEARPSFWSGIVELGWLGLHIDEEHGGSGFGLPELVVVVEELGRAVAPGPFVPTVIASAVIAREGTAEQKALLPGLIDGTSTAGIGLGGHVLIDNGVANGDAGVVLGAGLADLLVIAAGNDVLLLERGRAGVLVDTPENLDPTRRSGRVRLQNVNVSADDILPGARESALARARTLLAAEAVGGAADCVEAAVEYAKVRQQFGRTIATFQAVKHHCANMLVASESALAAVWDASRAASEDEEQFRLAAAVAAALTFPAYARNAELNIQVHGGIGFTWEHDAHLHLRRALVTTALFGGDGPARDVFERTASGATRDNSLDLPPEAEELRTVIRADATEIAALADGAQIDRLIETGYVMPHWPKPWGRAADAVAQLVIDEEFRAAGIKRPDYGITGWVILTLIQHGTPWQIERFVEKALRKDEIWCQLFSEPDAGSDAASIKTRATRVDGGWKINGQKVWTSGAHYCARGLATVRTDPDAPKHAGITTVIVDMKAPEVEVRPLRQITGGSDFNEVFFNDLFVPDEDVVGAPNSGWTVARATLGNERVSIGGSGSFYAGLADQLVQLAQQHAERLTGADVRVGAYLANENALRLLNLRRAARSVEGAGPGPEGNVTKLKLAEHMVEGAAIMAALQGPEVALLDGPGALSGRLIMGARGMAIAGGTSEVTRNQIAERILGMPRDPLIN; encoded by the coding sequence ATGGGTATCGCACTGACCGACGACCATCGCGAACTCGCCGAGGTAGCTCGCGCCTTCCTGACCTCCCAGAAGGCGCGAGCAGCGGCGCGCTCACTGCTCGACGCACCCGAAGAGGCGCGGCCGTCGTTCTGGTCGGGCATCGTCGAATTGGGCTGGCTTGGGCTGCACATCGACGAGGAGCACGGCGGATCTGGCTTCGGACTGCCCGAATTGGTGGTAGTGGTCGAGGAACTCGGCCGCGCGGTAGCGCCCGGGCCGTTCGTACCCACCGTGATCGCGTCGGCGGTGATCGCGCGCGAGGGCACCGCCGAGCAGAAGGCGCTGCTGCCGGGGCTGATCGACGGGACATCCACGGCCGGAATCGGTTTGGGCGGCCACGTGCTCATCGACAACGGCGTGGCCAACGGCGACGCCGGGGTCGTGCTGGGCGCAGGCTTGGCCGATCTGTTGGTCATCGCTGCCGGCAACGACGTGCTGCTGCTGGAACGCGGCCGTGCCGGAGTTTTGGTGGACACGCCGGAGAATCTCGATCCGACCCGGCGCTCCGGTCGGGTGCGGCTGCAGAACGTGAATGTCTCCGCCGACGACATCCTGCCCGGCGCACGGGAATCCGCGTTGGCCCGGGCGCGGACGTTGCTGGCCGCCGAAGCCGTCGGCGGTGCGGCCGACTGTGTCGAGGCTGCCGTCGAATACGCTAAGGTCCGTCAGCAATTCGGACGGACCATCGCGACTTTCCAAGCGGTGAAGCATCATTGCGCGAACATGCTGGTGGCCAGCGAGTCGGCGCTGGCCGCGGTGTGGGACGCGTCCCGCGCAGCATCCGAAGACGAGGAGCAGTTCCGGTTGGCCGCCGCGGTGGCCGCCGCCCTGACGTTCCCCGCATATGCGCGCAACGCCGAACTCAACATTCAGGTGCACGGCGGCATCGGCTTCACCTGGGAGCACGACGCGCATCTGCACCTGCGTCGGGCGTTGGTGACGACGGCGTTGTTCGGTGGCGACGGGCCGGCGCGGGATGTGTTCGAGCGCACCGCGTCCGGCGCCACCCGGGACAACAGCCTGGACCTCCCGCCCGAGGCAGAAGAGCTGCGCACCGTGATTCGCGCCGACGCGACCGAGATAGCCGCGTTGGCGGACGGCGCGCAAATCGACAGGTTGATCGAGACGGGCTACGTAATGCCGCACTGGCCCAAACCGTGGGGACGGGCCGCCGATGCGGTCGCACAGTTGGTGATCGACGAAGAGTTCCGTGCGGCCGGCATCAAGCGCCCGGACTACGGCATCACCGGGTGGGTGATCCTGACCTTGATCCAGCACGGAACCCCCTGGCAGATCGAGAGATTCGTCGAGAAGGCGCTGCGCAAGGACGAGATCTGGTGCCAGCTGTTCTCCGAGCCGGACGCCGGCTCGGACGCGGCGTCAATCAAGACCCGAGCCACTCGCGTCGACGGTGGCTGGAAGATCAACGGGCAGAAGGTGTGGACCAGCGGGGCGCACTACTGCGCGCGCGGCCTGGCGACGGTGCGCACCGACCCGGACGCGCCCAAGCACGCGGGGATCACCACGGTGATCGTCGACATGAAGGCGCCGGAGGTTGAGGTGCGACCGCTGCGCCAGATCACCGGTGGCTCGGACTTTAATGAGGTGTTCTTCAACGACCTGTTCGTGCCTGACGAGGACGTGGTCGGGGCGCCCAACTCGGGGTGGACCGTCGCGCGCGCGACGCTGGGCAACGAGCGGGTGAGTATCGGTGGTAGCGGGTCGTTCTACGCGGGTTTGGCAGACCAGTTGGTGCAGCTGGCGCAGCAGCACGCAGAGCGGTTGACGGGCGCGGACGTTCGAGTGGGCGCCTACCTAGCCAACGAGAATGCACTGCGCCTGCTGAACCTGCGTCGCGCGGCGCGCAGCGTCGAGGGCGCGGGTCCGGGGCCGGAGGGCAACGTCACCAAGCTCAAGCTGGCCGAGCACATGGTCGAGGGTGCGGCGATCATGGCGGCGCTGCAGGGGCCCGAGGTCGCGCTGCTGGACGGGCCCGGAGCGCTGTCCGGCCGGTTGATCATGGGAGCGCGCGGAATGGCGATCGCCGGCGGCACCTCGGAGGTGACCCGCAATCAGATCGCAGAGCGGATCCTCGGCATGCCGCGCGACCCGCTGATCAACTAG
- a CDS encoding Zn-ribbon domain-containing OB-fold protein, which translates to MTTESTTSPLLVEHCDDCARWVHPATGTCRDCGATLSAKPVSGAGTVFTYTVNHHPYNPEIPTPYVIALVELSEQSGLRVAANIVGCEPDSVTCGMPVEIRPDKGPGGAPLFTPAGTS; encoded by the coding sequence GTGACAACCGAGTCGACCACCTCCCCACTGCTCGTCGAGCATTGCGACGACTGCGCACGCTGGGTGCATCCCGCGACCGGGACCTGCCGCGACTGCGGCGCCACGCTGAGCGCCAAGCCGGTGTCCGGCGCCGGGACGGTGTTCACCTACACCGTGAACCACCACCCCTATAACCCGGAGATCCCCACTCCGTACGTCATTGCTCTTGTCGAACTCAGCGAACAGAGCGGACTGAGGGTCGCCGCCAATATCGTTGGCTGCGAACCGGATTCGGTGACGTGTGGAATGCCCGTCGAAATTCGTCCCGATAAGGGGCCCGGCGGCGCGCCGCTGTTCACACCCGCCGGTACTAGTTGA
- a CDS encoding thiolase family protein: protein MEYFEKDAILSGIGISRIGRRTGIPGRDLTMEAVRAAIEDAGLAATDIDGIATLGDTPAAEVNAELGIEAGDCGSGFGTGGLLSPVMSACRAVAEKRARHVVIYRTIQMLGGTVPVKQEKNAPAPPLARMFETAEGADRPAVGAMDDINDLVAAQAYSAANWLALNCRRHMELYGTTKEQLGWIALNGRRNAALNPLAVYRDPMTMDDYLGARLVSTPFGLLDCDVPIDGSIAVVVSHADYADDCPHRAVRVEAIGGSDGAGGWFHRADYPKMAMSDATAQMWSRTELTPADIQLAQLYDGFTFLTLAWLEALGVCGDGEAGPFVQGGTRIARDGQLPLNTYGGQLSAGRMHGYWALHEGCLQLRGEAGERQVAQRPEVGVVSVGGGPVAGCMLLTC, encoded by the coding sequence ATGGAGTACTTCGAGAAAGACGCGATTCTGTCCGGAATCGGCATATCACGGATCGGCCGTCGCACCGGTATCCCCGGCCGGGACCTCACCATGGAGGCGGTGCGGGCTGCCATCGAAGACGCCGGCCTGGCGGCCACCGATATCGACGGCATCGCCACCCTGGGCGACACCCCGGCTGCAGAAGTCAACGCCGAACTAGGTATCGAGGCCGGGGATTGCGGCAGCGGATTCGGCACCGGCGGCCTGTTGAGTCCGGTGATGTCGGCGTGCCGCGCGGTTGCGGAGAAGCGCGCCCGGCACGTGGTGATCTACCGGACCATCCAGATGCTGGGCGGCACGGTCCCGGTCAAGCAGGAAAAGAACGCCCCCGCGCCCCCGCTGGCGCGCATGTTCGAGACCGCCGAAGGCGCCGATCGGCCCGCCGTCGGGGCGATGGATGACATCAACGATCTTGTTGCAGCCCAAGCCTATTCGGCTGCCAACTGGCTGGCGCTGAACTGCCGCCGGCATATGGAGCTGTACGGGACAACCAAGGAGCAGTTGGGCTGGATCGCTCTCAACGGCCGGCGAAACGCGGCGCTCAACCCGCTTGCCGTCTACCGCGATCCGATGACCATGGACGACTACCTGGGCGCACGGCTGGTTTCGACACCGTTCGGGCTGCTGGATTGCGATGTGCCGATTGACGGTTCGATCGCGGTGGTGGTGTCGCACGCGGACTACGCCGACGACTGCCCGCACCGCGCGGTGCGGGTGGAAGCGATCGGCGGTTCCGACGGCGCGGGGGGATGGTTCCATCGCGCCGACTACCCGAAGATGGCCATGTCCGATGCGACCGCGCAGATGTGGTCGCGCACCGAACTGACCCCCGCCGACATTCAGCTCGCTCAGCTCTACGACGGTTTCACATTCCTCACCCTGGCCTGGCTGGAAGCGCTCGGGGTGTGTGGCGACGGAGAGGCGGGCCCGTTCGTGCAGGGAGGCACCCGGATCGCGCGCGACGGCCAGTTGCCGCTCAACACCTACGGTGGGCAGCTCTCGGCCGGACGCATGCACGGCTACTGGGCGCTGCACGAGGGGTGTCTGCAGCTGCGCGGAGAAGCCGGGGAACGTCAGGTTGCCCAGCGTCCCGAAGTCGGCGTGGTCTCGGTGGGCGGTGGTCCCGTCGCGGGGTGCATGCTGCTCACCTGCTGA
- a CDS encoding homocitrate synthase, whose translation MTLLSHDSERPTDTADGWFERHFGVALPRGLRERGSAMPWENFAAVLGRTAGPLRLGHWECTDTARPGTRLGPQARNFRAVIAFGDRIDTSTAAASGPVAALTAMLHERGIMLETLNFHQMRSGHDAITFVHGTDGTRAEWAMGWADDPTQSALRAVIACANRLIG comes from the coding sequence ATGACTCTCCTCTCCCACGATTCCGAGCGTCCCACCGATACCGCGGACGGCTGGTTCGAACGCCACTTCGGCGTCGCACTACCCCGCGGCCTGCGTGAGCGGGGTTCCGCAATGCCTTGGGAGAACTTCGCTGCGGTTCTCGGCCGAACCGCCGGACCGCTGCGTTTGGGGCACTGGGAGTGCACCGACACGGCGCGCCCGGGAACCAGGCTGGGTCCGCAGGCCCGCAACTTCCGCGCGGTGATCGCATTCGGCGATCGCATCGACACCTCGACTGCCGCGGCCAGCGGACCCGTCGCGGCGCTGACCGCGATGCTGCATGAGCGCGGAATCATGTTGGAGACTCTGAATTTTCACCAGATGCGGTCAGGGCACGACGCCATCACCTTCGTGCACGGTACCGACGGCACCCGTGCCGAGTGGGCGATGGGCTGGGCTGACGATCCGACACAATCGGCGTTGCGTGCGGTGATCGCGTGCGCCAACCGATTGATCGGCTGA
- a CDS encoding cytochrome P450: MTASNATISTPEYVLDQARRRLTPSVNNIPGMGLLERRLRDTQFPERKLAEPPPGSGLKPVVGDRGLPILGHMIEMLRGGPEYLAFLYETKGPLVFGDSPVLPFVAALGPDAAQVIYSNRNKDYSQQGWTPVIGAFFHRGLMLLDFEEHLFHRRIMQEAFVRSRLVNYVEQMDTVVSQVIANDWVVNDSRFLLYPAMKELTLDIASMVFMGHEPGTDRELVTKVNNAFTMTVRAGNAVIRTGIPPFTWWRGLRARKLLEDYFAQRVKEQRGKQGNDLLSVLCQTEDEDGNRFSDEDIVNHMIFLMMAAHDTSTTTATNMAYQLAANPEWQQRCRDESDRLGDGPVDIDSLEKLESLALVMNEAIRLVSPVQWAMRRTVRDTELLGHYIPAGTNITAFPGVNHRLPELWTDPLKFDPDRFTEPRSEHKRHRYAFTPFGGGAHKCIGMTFGQLEIKTIMHRLLRRYRLELPRPGYEAKWDYRTIPIPMDGMPILLRPL; encoded by the coding sequence ATGACAGCAAGCAACGCGACAATCAGCACCCCCGAATACGTCCTGGATCAGGCTCGGCGCCGTCTGACCCCGTCGGTCAACAACATTCCCGGCATGGGTCTACTGGAGCGCCGGTTGCGCGATACCCAGTTCCCCGAGCGCAAGCTCGCAGAGCCTCCGCCCGGCAGCGGGCTCAAACCCGTCGTCGGCGATAGGGGGCTGCCGATCCTTGGGCACATGATCGAAATGCTGCGCGGCGGACCGGAATATTTGGCGTTTCTGTACGAGACGAAAGGTCCCCTGGTCTTCGGGGACTCGCCGGTGCTGCCGTTCGTCGCTGCGCTCGGTCCAGACGCCGCACAGGTGATCTATTCGAACCGCAACAAGGACTACTCGCAGCAGGGTTGGACACCGGTGATCGGCGCGTTTTTCCACCGCGGATTGATGCTGCTGGACTTTGAAGAACACCTGTTTCATCGCCGCATCATGCAGGAGGCCTTCGTCCGGTCCCGGCTCGTAAACTACGTCGAACAAATGGACACAGTCGTGTCGCAGGTGATTGCCAACGACTGGGTCGTCAACGACTCACGCTTCCTGCTGTATCCGGCGATGAAGGAACTCACCCTGGACATTGCCTCCATGGTGTTCATGGGGCACGAGCCAGGTACCGACCGCGAGCTGGTGACGAAGGTGAACAACGCCTTCACCATGACGGTCCGCGCCGGTAACGCGGTGATCCGCACCGGCATCCCGCCGTTCACCTGGTGGCGCGGCCTTCGGGCCCGCAAACTACTCGAGGACTACTTCGCCCAGCGCGTCAAAGAGCAGCGCGGAAAGCAAGGCAACGACCTGCTCAGCGTGCTGTGCCAGACCGAGGACGAGGACGGCAATCGGTTCTCCGACGAAGACATCGTCAACCACATGATTTTCTTGATGATGGCCGCGCACGACACCTCCACCACCACCGCGACCAATATGGCCTACCAGCTGGCCGCCAACCCCGAGTGGCAGCAGCGCTGCCGCGACGAGTCCGATCGTCTCGGCGACGGCCCAGTAGACATCGACTCCCTGGAAAAGCTGGAATCGCTGGCCCTGGTGATGAACGAGGCGATTCGTCTGGTCTCGCCGGTCCAGTGGGCGATGCGCCGGACGGTACGCGACACGGAGTTACTCGGACACTACATCCCGGCGGGCACCAACATCACGGCATTTCCCGGGGTGAACCATCGGCTGCCGGAGCTGTGGACCGATCCGCTGAAGTTCGATCCGGACCGGTTCACCGAACCACGTAGCGAACACAAGCGGCACCGCTACGCTTTCACACCCTTCGGGGGCGGTGCGCACAAGTGCATCGGCATGACGTTCGGGCAGCTGGAAATCAAGACGATCATGCATCGGTTGCTGCGCCGTTATCGACTGGAGCTGCCACGACCGGGCTACGAGGCCAAGTGGGACTACCGCACGATCCCCATCCCAATGGACGGCATGCCGATCCTCCTGCGTCCGCTCTAG